The following are encoded together in the Phaseolus vulgaris cultivar G19833 chromosome 9, P. vulgaris v2.0, whole genome shotgun sequence genome:
- the LOC137822119 gene encoding uncharacterized protein, with the protein MVATRNNNDVMAEQMTMIQTLQTQVEELRQKGIEDHHQHEENRRRQEEEIALLREQNAQLQQQVDNPEREGQSHTADRTASRIPTPTDPNLSSRAGIVERKLSKRGHPFTDEITTTPLPDKWRGLTIKLYDGSTDPNKHLNVYKTQMTLYTTNNNVWCKVFPTSLQGEPLTWFTELPPNSIDDFDVLAAKFSTQYATSRPHHMSYMSLLAVQQEKGESLRTFLDRFNKACMNIRGLKQEVALHRLVSAIRPSHFTKSLIKKPPQDMEDLRPRATKFMQIEEHIDYHQRFQVAGSRVLKDQTPSKEREFETERTVWTTPRSDRNRGGRIPRFNNYTPLTVPRGRALDEALQTELIPTLKRYQTPPNADTTKHCKYHRNFDHTTEGCQALKDKIEELIQAGHLQQFIKKRTRSPPRSAGRSSRGDDRSYRSDYKRRADHGQASRKRSESPVWRTRARSESPDRNARPRQ; encoded by the coding sequence ATGGTTGCAACGAGGAACAACAACGACGTTATGGCAGAACAAATGACTATGATTCAAACCCTTCAAACTCAGGTGGAGGAATTGCGACAAAAGGGGATTGAAGACCATCACCAACATGAAGAGAATAGACGCCGTCAAGAGGAAGAAATTGCCTTATTAAGAGAGCAAAATGCACAACTCCAGCAACAGGTTGATAATCCCGAACGAGAAGGTCAATCCCATACGGCCGACCGAACTGCTTCTCGCATACCTACACCGACCGATCCCAATCTTAGTTCTAGAGCTGGAATCGTTGAAAGAAAGCTAAGTAAAAGGGGTCATCCTTTTACAGACGAAATTACCACTACACCACTTCCTGACAAGTGGAGAGGCCTCACCATTAAACTCTATGATGGCTCGACCGACCCAAACAAGCATTTAAATGTTTACAAAACGCAGATGACTTTGTATACCACAAATAACAATGTGTGGTGTAAAGTATTCCCCACGTCACTTCAAGGAGAACCTCTTACTTGGTTTACAGAGCTGCCTCCAAATTCAATAGATGACTTTGATGTCTTAGCCGCAAAGTTTTCTACTCAGTATGCCACCAGTCGGCCGCATCACATGTCCTACATGTCTCTCCTAGCGGTGCAACAAGAGAAAGGTGAATCTCTTAGAACCTTTTTAGACAGGTTCAACAAAGCATGTATGAATATCCGAGGGCTCAAACAGGAAGTTGCATTACACCGTCTAGTTTCGGCCATCCGGCCGAGTCATTTTACTAAAAGTCTCATCAAGAAGCCACCTCAAGACATGGAAGATCTTCGCCCTcgagcaaccaaattcatgcaaatcgaAGAGCACATTGACTATCACCAACGGTTCCAAGTCGCCGGATCTAGAGTCCTCAAGGATCAAACCCCGAGCAAAGAAAGAGAATTTGAGACAGAACGGACCGTCTGGACCACTCCAAGGTCCGACCGGAATAGAGGAGGCCGAATTCCCAGGTTCAACAATTACACCCCTTTAACTGTCCCCAGGGGGCGAGCCTTAGATGAAGCATTACAAACGGAGTTAATACCGACACTAAAACGATATCAGACACCACCAAATGCGGATACTACTAAACACTGCAAGTACCACCGTAATTTCGATCACACGACCGAGGGATGTCAAGCGTTGAAGGATAAAATTGAAGAGCTTATCCAAGCCGGCCATTTGCAGCAGTTCATCAAGAAAAGAACAAGATCCCCACCACGAAGTGCCGGCCGTTCGTCCCGTGGTGACGACCGATCGTACCGCAGTGACTACAAACGCCGAGCTGACCATGGCCAGGCCTCACGAAAACGTAGTGAAAGTCCCGTTTGGCGTACACGCGCCCGCAGCGAAAGTCCCGACCGAAACGCCCGACCTCGCCAATGA
- the LOC137820593 gene encoding L-ascorbate oxidase homolog gives MHLKLAGGISLAALLLSLLALSLFHSAVAEDPYRFFNWNVTYGDIFPLGVRQRGILINGQFPGPDIHSVTNDNLIINVFNSLDEPFLLSWNGIQQRRNSFEDGVFGTTCPIAPGKNFTYILQVKDQIGSFYYFPSLAFHKAGGGFGGIRILSRPRIPVPFPDPDGDYTVLIGDWYKSNHTTLRAHLDNGKKLPFPDGILINGRGPNGASFNVEQGKTYRLRISNVGLEHSLNFRIQNHKMKLVEVEGTHTVQTTYSSLDVHVGQSYSVLVTADQPARDYYIVVSTRFSYKVLTTSGVLRYSNSAGPVSGPPPGGPTIQIDWSLNQARSIRTNLTASGPRPNPQGSYHYGLINTSRTIVLASSAGQVHGKQRYAMNSVSYVAPDTPLKLADYFKISGVFRPGSISDRPSGGGIYLDTSVLQTDYRTFVEIVFQNNENIVQSYHLDGYSFFVVGMDGGLWTAASRNQYNLHDAVSRCTTQVYPMSWTAIYVALDNVGMWNLRSEFWARQYLGQQLYMRVYTTSTSIRDEFPVPKNAILCGRASGRHTRPL, from the exons ATGCATCTCAAATTGGCGGGAGGAATTTCTCTTGCTGCTCTTCTCTTATCTCTTCTTGCTCTTTCCCTCTTTCACTCTGCTGTGGCAGAAGATCCCTACAGATTCTTCAACTGGAATGTCACTTATGGGGACATTTTTCCACTTGGTGTTCGCCAAAGG GGAATCTTAATCAACGGACAATTCCCAGGTCCGGATATTCATTCTGTTACCAACGACAACCTCATCATCAATGTCTTCAATAGTTTGGATGAGCCTTTTCTTCTCTCCTG GAATGGGATTCAGCAGAGAAGAAACTCATTTGAAGATGGTGTTTTTGGAACAACGTGCCCCATTGCACCAGGGAAGAATTTCACTTACATACTTCAAGTGAAGGATCAAATTGGAAGCTTTTACTACTTCCCATCTCTTGCATTTCACAAAGCTGGTGGAGGTTTTGGAGGCATTAGAATCCTTAGCAGACCAaggattccagtgccatttccTGATCCTGATGGTGATTACACTGTTCTCATTGGGGACTGGTACAAGTCCAACCACACG ACTCTGAGAGCCCATCTTGATAACGGTAAGAAGCTTCCTTTCCCCGATGGAATCCTTATCAATGGTCGTGGACCTAATGGAGCGTCTTTCAACGTTGAACAAG GAAAAACTTACAGGCTGAGAATATCAAATGTGGGGCTGGAACATTCCCTTAACTTTCGCATTCAGAACCACAAAATGAAGCTGGTGGAAGTGGAAGGAACACACACCGTACAAACGACGTACTCTTCTCTTGACGTTCACGTAGGACAATCTTATTCAGTGTTGGTAACTGCGGATCAACCTGCTCGGGACTATTACATTGTGGTTTCCACACGATTCTCCTACAAGGTTCTCACCACCTCTGGAGTTCTTCGCTATAGCAACTCTGCAGGCCCAGTATCAGGCCCACCCCCTGGTGGACCTACAATCCAGATTGATTGGTCCTTGAATCAGGCCCGCTCAATTAG GACTAACCTTACGGCAAGTGGACCAAGACCGAACCCGCAAGGATCGTACCATTACGGTCTGATAAACACGAGCAGAACCATCGTACTAGCGAGTTCCGCTGGTCAAGTACATGGGAAGCAAAGATACGCAATGAACAGCGTGTCTTATGTTGCCCCCGACACCCCTCTTAAGCTCGCAGATTACTTCAAAATCTCGGGTGTTTTCCGCCCGGGAAGCATATCTGACCGACCCAGTGGTGGTGGCATCTACCTTGACACCTCCGTTTTACAAACTGACTACAGAACTTTCGTGGAGATTGTCTTCCAAAACAACGAGAACATCGTTCAAAGCTATCATCTCGATGGCTACTCTTTCTTTGTCGTTGG TATGGACGGGGGACTGTGGACAGCTGCTAGCAGGAACCAGTACAATCTCCACGATGCAGTTTCACGTTGCACCACACAG GTGTATCCAATGTCATGGACTGCTATTTATGTTGCCCTTGACAATGTGGGAATGTGGAACTTGAGGTCTGAGTTTTGGGCACGACAATACCTTGGGCAACAGCTTTATATGCGCGTTTATACAACATCAACCTCAATCAGAGACGAGTTCCCTGTTCCAAAGAATGCAATTCTTTGTGGTAGGGCAAGTGGTAGACACACGCGACCACTCTGA